Proteins encoded by one window of Archaeoglobus veneficus SNP6:
- a CDS encoding helicase HerA domain-containing protein — protein sequence MPAKIDFPHNFRWLIAGVTGSGKSYFTGYICEELRRLRRRFIVLDTKSDNLRGLTAMKDVHEVKVMPSTAYNWFRVLSKDYLVIRPTERTLTDELKQQYLQLLEVIYYNDRNRVVIVEEAHHLASQWNLEPIIELFVREGRGKGLSMVFTTQRIQEFSKLVWSQCDRTYIFRWFIPQDIKYIERFIPNFQELNASLAEHDVLEYNHKNGEYRVIRAGEVKRITEHYG from the coding sequence ATGCCGGCGAAAATAGACTTTCCGCATAATTTCCGCTGGCTTATTGCCGGAGTTACAGGCTCCGGTAAGAGCTATTTCACAGGCTACATCTGCGAGGAACTCCGCAGGCTCCGCAGGCGTTTCATCGTCCTGGACACAAAGAGCGATAACCTCCGCGGCCTGACAGCAATGAAGGACGTCCACGAAGTTAAGGTTATGCCAAGCACGGCTTATAACTGGTTCAGGGTGCTGTCTAAAGATTACCTGGTTATCAGGCCGACGGAGCGAACACTTACTGATGAGTTAAAGCAGCAGTACCTACAGCTCCTGGAGGTTATCTACTACAATGACCGTAACAGAGTCGTTATAGTTGAAGAGGCTCACCACCTCGCCAGTCAGTGGAACCTTGAACCTATCATCGAGCTGTTTGTCCGTGAGGGAAGAGGTAAGGGCCTGAGCATGGTATTCACAACGCAGAGGATCCAGGAGTTTTCAAAGCTTGTTTGGAGCCAGTGTGATAGGACGTATATCTTCCGCTGGTTCATTCCGCAGGATATCAAGTATATCGAGCGTTTCATACCCAACTTCCAGGAGCTTAACGCTTCTCTCGCGGAGCACGACGTCCTTGAGTACAATCACAAAAACGGCGAATATCGCGTAATCAGGGCCGGCGAGGTAAAGAGGATAACGGAGCATTATGGATGA